One window of Misgurnus anguillicaudatus chromosome 13, ASM2758022v2, whole genome shotgun sequence genomic DNA carries:
- the krt5 gene encoding keratin, type II cytoskeletal 5, with amino-acid sequence MSTRYTSFSSGSGNLSGGISAGSFRRSYSSRSAAVAPVSRISSGSVRRSAASFQYGSGGSLSGGYGGGYASGLGSGGSYGAGYSAGFGAGGGYGGGYGVGIGAGGGYGGGYGLGGGLGGGLGGGFGAGISPGTGIGGFAEGLPPITSVTFNPSLLTPLNLTVDPNIHLVRTQEKEQIKTLNNRFASFIDKVRVLEQQNKVLETKWALLNEQTTSRSNIDTMFEAYISNLRRQLDGLTNDKLKLEGELTNMQTLVEDFKNKYETEINKRATAENEFVLLKKDVDTAYITKTDLEVQVEGLQDEINFLRAVYEEELRELQGQIKDTMVVVEMDNSRNLDMEAIVAEVRAQYEEIANRSRADAEIWYKQKFQEIETTSAQYGDEVRSTKIELAEVSRVVSRLQSEIETIKEQRVTLESEITKAEEQGEVSVQEAKLRIRELEAALEQAKKDMARQVHEYQNLMNDKLALDIEIATYRKLLEGEETRIATGGSTATIHIQESGISAGNISGALGFGAGFRAAAGSFRSGGGSGFGVGGGGGGGSGFGYGSGAGYGSGLGYGSGLGYGSGIGYGYGGGLSFGSGSLIGGGGGASSSVSTARTSSVLQRSLR; translated from the exons ATGAGTACAAGATATACCTCCTTTAGCAGCGGCAGTGGAAACCTATCTGGCGGTATTAGCGCTGGATCTTTTAGAAGAAGCTATTCTAGCAGGTCTGCTGCTGTAGCACCTGTCAGCAGGATAAGCTCTGGGTCAGTCCGACGCTCTGCCGCTAGCTTCCAATATGGATCGGGAGGTAGCCTATCTGGAGGCTATGGAGGAGGTTATGCTAGCGGCTTGGGGTCAGGAGGAAGCTACGGAGCAGGTTATTCTGCCGGGTTTGGTGCAGGAGGTGGCTACGGTGGAGGTTATGGTGTCGGCATTGGTGCAGGAGGTGGCTACGGTGGAGGTTATGGTCTAGGTGGAGGCCTCGGTGGAGGTCTAGGTGGAGGTTTCGGTGCTGGTATATCACCTGGCACAGGCATTGGAGGTTTCGCTGAAGGCCTCCCACCTATCACATCCGTCACATTCAACCCCAGCCTGCTAACCCCACTTAACCTAACGGTCGACCCCAACATCCATTTGGTCCGTACCCAGGAGAAAGAACAGATCAAGACCCTCAACAACCGCTTTGCTTCCTTCATCGACAAG GTGCGAGTCTTGGAACAACAGAATAAAGTGCTCGAGACAAAATGGGCTCTACTGAACGAGCAGACCACCAGCCGCTCCAACATCGACACCATGTTCGAAGCCTACATCAGCAACCTGCGCAGACAGCTTGACGGACTCACGAATGACAAATTGAAGCTAGAGGGAGAGTTGACGAACATGCAGACTTTGGTGGAGGACTTCAAAAACAA GTATGAGACTGAAATCAACAAGCGTGCCACAGCAGAAAACGAGTTTGTTTTGCTGAAGAAG GATGTTGATACCGCCTACATCACCAAGACAGACCTTGAAGTGCAGGTCGAAGGTCTCCAAGATGAAATCAACTTCCTCCGGGCCGTCTATGAGGAG GAGCTGCGTGAACTTCAGGGACAAATCAAAGACACAATGGTTGTTGTGGAAATGGACAACAGTCGCAACTTAGACATGGAGGCCATCGTCGCTGAGGTCCGCGCTCAGTATGAGGAGATCGCCAACCGCAGCCGAGCTGACGCCGAGATCTGGTACAAACAGAAG TTTCAAGAGATAGAGACGACATCTGCTCAATATGGAGATGAGGTTCGCAGCACCAAGATTGAGCTCGCTGAGGTCAGCCGTGTGGTCTCCCGACTTCAGAGTGAAATCGAAACTATCAAGGAACAA CGTGTCACCCTGGAAAGTGAGATCACTAAGGCTGAGGAGCAAGGAGAAGTATCGGTGCAGGAAGCCAAGCTCCGCATTAGAGAATTAGAGGCGGCCCTAGAGCAAGCCAAAAAAGACATGGCACGGCAGGTGCACGAGTACCAGAACCTCATGAACGATAAACTTGCCTTGGACATTGAGATCGCCACCTACAGGAAACTTCTGGAGGGAGAGGAAACCAG GATTGCAACTGGTGGTAGCACTGCAACTATCCACATTCAGGAGTCAGGAATTAGCGCTGGCAACATAAGCG GTGCACTCGGCTTCGGAGCAGGATTCAGGGCTGCGGCCGGCAGCTTCAGAAGTGGCGGCGGCAGTGGCTTTGGAGTTGGTGGTGGCGGCGGCGGCGGCAGCGGCTTCGGCTACGGAAGTGGCGCCGGCTATGGAAGCGGCTTGGGCTATGGAAGCGGCTTGGGCTACGGCAGTGGAATCGGATACGGATATGGCGGGGGATTGTCCTTCGGCTCTGGTAGCCTGATCGGTGGAGGCGGAGGTGCCAGCAGTTCAGTCTCGACGGCCCGCACCTCCTCTGTACTCCAAAGGAGCCTTCGTTAA